The Dreissena polymorpha isolate Duluth1 chromosome 10, UMN_Dpol_1.0, whole genome shotgun sequence genome includes a region encoding these proteins:
- the LOC127846956 gene encoding uncharacterized protein LOC127846956 isoform X2, translated as MMSDADFLHRFDTFRLFLDSENEPLQPHDHQIVIKVSIDECASQYCVLTMIEPSTQARRFRKLDPIRDPVDIVTFFQRIGTLSDGMIPHTVMFEAINQPSVILKPGKRHGPAENIGNNDIVRAYFCKSIPKQCMFVFERPRPGHWPSEKTLKKAKKYGVFIVPQGPPKSTNICTYDYFEYRWRISTNLTERLFMFSLDSLHLKAFVLTKMIRKELFVPEYQDRLSTFHFKTAFFFAVENTRPDVWRVDNLINCVKYIFATLKRFLTRRDCPHFTIKNVNLFDGKIERHEFPKLVDKLAYVINSLRTKLEHMQIDNMGKTLNKRSTIKNDRSIYCSNTSALLMYVFRICHLEMPTYNNHLLVAPVNYRKAEYENEYTRFQTYYRAPLGKYRKYEFELQSTMSTLASILASVYLEEKADGREYNNDCINKARQMYTQSLKSDIIGNYMRYASFLFCNGEYDAACQYFDLIENLIQEDTKSNLVNQLLISPSESLALQIAKQSYEQTSKQRRSVFLIFSYEEAMCVPAFLRYELCRGRLCTLTSSGVGLYIDYDLICVQIEPYLYYLQYLTYRELHKEPKQSEALKKLSIIIEIIKSSRVISFKKNAFAAHGFCDTSLNMLGHCLELEQKWESAWKNYTTSLRLQPEANAAALHLTRLLWQVIQSLRT; from the coding sequence ATGATGTCTGACGCAGACTTCTTGCATCGTTTTGATACGTTTCGTTTGTTTCTTGATTCAGAAAATGAACCCCTTCAGCCGCATGATCACCAAATCGTAATTAAGGTGAGCATAGACGAGTGTGCTTCGCAGTACTGTGTTTTAACAATGATTGAACCATCAACACAAGCAAGACGCTTTCGTAAACTTGATCCTATTCGAGATCCTGTTGATATCGTtacattttttcaaagaattggGACGCTATCTGACGGCATGATTCCACATACAGTTATGTTCGAGGCCATAAACCAACCCTCAGTAATTCTTAAGCCTGGAAAAAGACACGGACCTGCAGAAAATATAGGGAATAACGACATTGTTCGTGCATATTTCTGTAAAAGTATTCCAAAgcaatgcatgtttgtttttgaaaggCCTCGCCCCGGTCACTGGCCTTCGGAGAAGACGCTGAAAAAAGCCAAGAAATATGGTGTGTTTATAGTTCCACAGGGACCCCCTAAAAGTACGAACATTTGTACATACGATTATTTTGAATACCGATGGCGAATTTCCACAAATCTTACAGAGCGGCTATTTATGTTTAGTTTAGATTCATTACATCTGAAAGCTTTTGTTCTGACAAAGATGATAAGAAAGGAGTTGTTTGTGCCAGAATATCAAGACAGGCTTAGTACTTTTCATTTCAAAACAGCCTTCTTCTTTGCGGTCGAGAACACGCGGCCTGATGTGTGGAGAGTGGACAATCTCATCAATTGTGTCAAGTACATTTTTGCAACTTTGAAGCGCTTCTTAACACGCCGCGATTGTCCACACTTTACCATTAAGAATGTTAACCTTTTTGATGGGAAAATTGAAAGACACGAGTTTCCGAAATTGGTGGATAAACTTGCATATGTTATTAATTCACTGCGGACAAAGCTCGAACATATGCAAATAGACAACATGGGAAAAACGCTTAATAAGCGCAGTACGATTAAAAATGATCGCAGCATATATTGTTCTAATACGTCAGCACTATTGATGTATGTATTTAGAATTTGTCATTTGGAGATGCCTACTTATAATAACCACCTTTTAGTCGCACCCGTGAATTACAGGAAAGCTGAGTATGAAAACGAATATACACGCTTTCAAACGTATTATCGCGCCCCGTTGggaaaatacagaaaatatgaatttgaatTGCAGAGCACCATGTCAACTCTTGCTAGTATATTAGCTTCGGTGTACCTAGAAGAGAAGGCAGATGGGCGTGAATATAATAACGATTGCATCAATAAAGCTAGACAAATGTATACACAATCTCTTAAGTCTGATATCATTGGCAACTACATGCGATACGCTTCCTTCCTTTTCTGCAATGGAGAATATGATGCAGCATGTCAATATTTTGACTTGATAGAAAATCTGATACAAGAAGATACCAAATCTAATCTCGTTAACCAGTTGTTAATTTCTCCATCGGAGTCATTAGCATTGCAGATAGCAAAGCAGTCATATGAACAGACTTCTAAACAAAGGAGGTCAGTCTTTTTGATATTTAGTTATGAAGAGGCTATGTGTGTTCCTGCATTCCTGCGGTACGAGCTGTGCCGAGGCCGTTTATGCACCTTAACTTCATCTGGTGTTGGATTATATATCGATTATGACCTCATTTGTGTGCAAATCGAGCCCTATCTCTACTATCTACAATACCTTACATACAGAGAACTTCACAAAGAACCGAAACAATCGGAAGCTTTGAAGAAATTATCaataataattgaaatcattAAATCCTCAAGAGTTATATCATTTAAGAAAAATGCCTTTGCAGCACACGGCTTCTGTGATACCTCTTTGAACATGCTAGGGCACTGCTTAGAACTGGAGCAAAAGTGGGAATCGGCGTGGAAGAATTACACAACTTCTTTACGACTGCAACCTGAAGCAAATGCAGCCGCCCTGCATTTAACTCGACTTCTGTGGCAAGTTATTCAAAGTCTGCGGACCTAG
- the LOC127846956 gene encoding uncharacterized protein LOC127846956 isoform X1: MDLTDDRDFSERLSRFIDHIAVNEHLIQFRRKIMLYHEHVNTLKNKASGRNRRTYIFGSQIEGTTTIGMMSDADFLHRFDTFRLFLDSENEPLQPHDHQIVIKVSIDECASQYCVLTMIEPSTQARRFRKLDPIRDPVDIVTFFQRIGTLSDGMIPHTVMFEAINQPSVILKPGKRHGPAENIGNNDIVRAYFCKSIPKQCMFVFERPRPGHWPSEKTLKKAKKYGVFIVPQGPPKSTNICTYDYFEYRWRISTNLTERLFMFSLDSLHLKAFVLTKMIRKELFVPEYQDRLSTFHFKTAFFFAVENTRPDVWRVDNLINCVKYIFATLKRFLTRRDCPHFTIKNVNLFDGKIERHEFPKLVDKLAYVINSLRTKLEHMQIDNMGKTLNKRSTIKNDRSIYCSNTSALLMYVFRICHLEMPTYNNHLLVAPVNYRKAEYENEYTRFQTYYRAPLGKYRKYEFELQSTMSTLASILASVYLEEKADGREYNNDCINKARQMYTQSLKSDIIGNYMRYASFLFCNGEYDAACQYFDLIENLIQEDTKSNLVNQLLISPSESLALQIAKQSYEQTSKQRRSVFLIFSYEEAMCVPAFLRYELCRGRLCTLTSSGVGLYIDYDLICVQIEPYLYYLQYLTYRELHKEPKQSEALKKLSIIIEIIKSSRVISFKKNAFAAHGFCDTSLNMLGHCLELEQKWESAWKNYTTSLRLQPEANAAALHLTRLLWQVIQSLRT; this comes from the coding sequence ATGGATTTGACAGATGATAGAGATTTCTCAGAGAGACTTTCACGATTTATTGATCATATTGCCGTCAATGAACATTTAATACAGTTTAGACGGAAAATAATGTTATATCATGAACATGTAAACACATTGAAAAACAAAGCTTCTGGGCGTAACAGACGAACTTATATATTTGGAAGTCAAATCGAGGGCACTACAACAATCGGAATGATGTCTGACGCAGACTTCTTGCATCGTTTTGATACGTTTCGTTTGTTTCTTGATTCAGAAAATGAACCCCTTCAGCCGCATGATCACCAAATCGTAATTAAGGTGAGCATAGACGAGTGTGCTTCGCAGTACTGTGTTTTAACAATGATTGAACCATCAACACAAGCAAGACGCTTTCGTAAACTTGATCCTATTCGAGATCCTGTTGATATCGTtacattttttcaaagaattggGACGCTATCTGACGGCATGATTCCACATACAGTTATGTTCGAGGCCATAAACCAACCCTCAGTAATTCTTAAGCCTGGAAAAAGACACGGACCTGCAGAAAATATAGGGAATAACGACATTGTTCGTGCATATTTCTGTAAAAGTATTCCAAAgcaatgcatgtttgtttttgaaaggCCTCGCCCCGGTCACTGGCCTTCGGAGAAGACGCTGAAAAAAGCCAAGAAATATGGTGTGTTTATAGTTCCACAGGGACCCCCTAAAAGTACGAACATTTGTACATACGATTATTTTGAATACCGATGGCGAATTTCCACAAATCTTACAGAGCGGCTATTTATGTTTAGTTTAGATTCATTACATCTGAAAGCTTTTGTTCTGACAAAGATGATAAGAAAGGAGTTGTTTGTGCCAGAATATCAAGACAGGCTTAGTACTTTTCATTTCAAAACAGCCTTCTTCTTTGCGGTCGAGAACACGCGGCCTGATGTGTGGAGAGTGGACAATCTCATCAATTGTGTCAAGTACATTTTTGCAACTTTGAAGCGCTTCTTAACACGCCGCGATTGTCCACACTTTACCATTAAGAATGTTAACCTTTTTGATGGGAAAATTGAAAGACACGAGTTTCCGAAATTGGTGGATAAACTTGCATATGTTATTAATTCACTGCGGACAAAGCTCGAACATATGCAAATAGACAACATGGGAAAAACGCTTAATAAGCGCAGTACGATTAAAAATGATCGCAGCATATATTGTTCTAATACGTCAGCACTATTGATGTATGTATTTAGAATTTGTCATTTGGAGATGCCTACTTATAATAACCACCTTTTAGTCGCACCCGTGAATTACAGGAAAGCTGAGTATGAAAACGAATATACACGCTTTCAAACGTATTATCGCGCCCCGTTGggaaaatacagaaaatatgaatttgaatTGCAGAGCACCATGTCAACTCTTGCTAGTATATTAGCTTCGGTGTACCTAGAAGAGAAGGCAGATGGGCGTGAATATAATAACGATTGCATCAATAAAGCTAGACAAATGTATACACAATCTCTTAAGTCTGATATCATTGGCAACTACATGCGATACGCTTCCTTCCTTTTCTGCAATGGAGAATATGATGCAGCATGTCAATATTTTGACTTGATAGAAAATCTGATACAAGAAGATACCAAATCTAATCTCGTTAACCAGTTGTTAATTTCTCCATCGGAGTCATTAGCATTGCAGATAGCAAAGCAGTCATATGAACAGACTTCTAAACAAAGGAGGTCAGTCTTTTTGATATTTAGTTATGAAGAGGCTATGTGTGTTCCTGCATTCCTGCGGTACGAGCTGTGCCGAGGCCGTTTATGCACCTTAACTTCATCTGGTGTTGGATTATATATCGATTATGACCTCATTTGTGTGCAAATCGAGCCCTATCTCTACTATCTACAATACCTTACATACAGAGAACTTCACAAAGAACCGAAACAATCGGAAGCTTTGAAGAAATTATCaataataattgaaatcattAAATCCTCAAGAGTTATATCATTTAAGAAAAATGCCTTTGCAGCACACGGCTTCTGTGATACCTCTTTGAACATGCTAGGGCACTGCTTAGAACTGGAGCAAAAGTGGGAATCGGCGTGGAAGAATTACACAACTTCTTTACGACTGCAACCTGAAGCAAATGCAGCCGCCCTGCATTTAACTCGACTTCTGTGGCAAGTTATTCAAAGTCTGCGGACCTAG